One genomic segment of Ictalurus punctatus breed USDA103 chromosome 12, Coco_2.0, whole genome shotgun sequence includes these proteins:
- the LOC128634270 gene encoding class I histocompatibility antigen, F10 alpha chain isoform X2, which produces MRHRLNINKATIIHTLVLFLHLQQSSCDVQSISWHFLRSEGLSLPHYTEGGTVNDVTLYSFDSNMKSTAPCPEWLNTTAGQQLWKEASFLFHHNMANMDLALQTAKSQFNLTGSHADINVYQAYSRCDLYPDGTTKSSLTHAFNGKDFLSLDTDSKTFIASVPQALIYKSIRDKDIIWLETVVSFYKKTCFDRLRMFLEHAPGVRNNKAPQVRLFERQSAGSTLLTCHVTGFYPRAVQVKWIGADLQLVDDEMNHVLPNGDGTFQTRSSVIRPEENTGDQRYSCVVHHSSLEGNITVTWGKEEKPFRLYVWITLGCVFIVTVVGLVIRGFCYNKGQFILLS; this is translated from the exons ATGAGACATCGCCTAAACATCAACAAAGCAACGATTATTCATACTTTAGTCTTGTTCTTACATCTCCAGCAGTCGAGTTGTG ATGTTCAATCTATCAGTTGGCATTTCCTTCGCTCTGAAGGCCTCAGTCTTCCCCATTACACAGAGGGCGGCACTGTGAATGATGTGACCCTATATTCCTTTGACAGCAACATGAAGTCGACAGCTCCATGTCCCGAATGGCTCAACACTACAGCTGGTCAGCAACTCTGGAAAGAGgccagttttttatttcaccACAACATGGCAAATATGGATTTAGCACTCCAAACAGCCAAATCGCAGTTCAACCTCACAG GTTCACATGCAGACATTAACGTTTACCAAGCCTACAGTCGCTGTGACCTCTATCCAGATGGCACCACCAAGTCATCGTTAACCCATGCCTTCAATGGGAAGGACTTCTTAAGTTTAGATACGGACAGCAAGACGTTCATCGCTTCTGTTCCTCAAGCCCTCATATATAAAAGTATTAGGGACAAGGATATAATCTGGCTTGAAACCGTGGTGTCTTTCTACAAAAAGACCTGTTTTGACCGCCTTAGGATGTTCTTAGAGCATGCTCCTGGTGTCAGAAATAATAAAG ctccaCAGGTCAGGCTTTTCGAGAGGCAGAGCGCTGGTTCCACGCTCCTCACATGTCATGTGACTGGGTTTTACCCCAGAGCAGTGCAGGTGAAGTGGATTGGGGCAGATTTACAGCTGGTGGATGACGAGATGAATCATGTGCTGCCTAATGGTGACGGCACGTTTCAGACCAGAAGCAGTGTGATCAGACCTGAGGAGAACACAGGAGATCAGCGCTACAGCTGTGTAGTGCATCACAGCAGCCTAGAGGGAAATATTACAGTCACCTGGG GTAAAGAAGAGAAACCCTTCAGACTTTATGTTTGGATTACACTAGGCTGCGTTTTCATCGTCACTGTAGTCGGGCTTGTAATACGAGGCTTCTGTTATAATAAAG GTCAATTCATTCTCCTCTCCTGA
- the LOC128634270 gene encoding class I histocompatibility antigen, F10 alpha chain isoform X1, whose amino-acid sequence MRHRLNINKATIIHTLVLFLHLQQSSCDVQSISWHFLRSEGLSLPHYTEGGTVNDVTLYSFDSNMKSTAPCPEWLNTTAGQQLWKEASFLFHHNMANMDLALQTAKSQFNLTGSHADINVYQAYSRCDLYPDGTTKSSLTHAFNGKDFLSLDTDSKTFIASVPQALIYKSIRDKDIIWLETVVSFYKKTCFDRLRMFLEHAPGVRNNKAPQVRLFERQSAGSTLLTCHVTGFYPRAVQVKWIGADLQLVDDEMNHVLPNGDGTFQTRSSVIRPEENTGDQRYSCVVHHSSLEGNITVTWGKEEKPFRLYVWITLGCVFIVTVVGLVIRGFCYNKAFVVAGQFILLS is encoded by the exons ATGAGACATCGCCTAAACATCAACAAAGCAACGATTATTCATACTTTAGTCTTGTTCTTACATCTCCAGCAGTCGAGTTGTG ATGTTCAATCTATCAGTTGGCATTTCCTTCGCTCTGAAGGCCTCAGTCTTCCCCATTACACAGAGGGCGGCACTGTGAATGATGTGACCCTATATTCCTTTGACAGCAACATGAAGTCGACAGCTCCATGTCCCGAATGGCTCAACACTACAGCTGGTCAGCAACTCTGGAAAGAGgccagttttttatttcaccACAACATGGCAAATATGGATTTAGCACTCCAAACAGCCAAATCGCAGTTCAACCTCACAG GTTCACATGCAGACATTAACGTTTACCAAGCCTACAGTCGCTGTGACCTCTATCCAGATGGCACCACCAAGTCATCGTTAACCCATGCCTTCAATGGGAAGGACTTCTTAAGTTTAGATACGGACAGCAAGACGTTCATCGCTTCTGTTCCTCAAGCCCTCATATATAAAAGTATTAGGGACAAGGATATAATCTGGCTTGAAACCGTGGTGTCTTTCTACAAAAAGACCTGTTTTGACCGCCTTAGGATGTTCTTAGAGCATGCTCCTGGTGTCAGAAATAATAAAG ctccaCAGGTCAGGCTTTTCGAGAGGCAGAGCGCTGGTTCCACGCTCCTCACATGTCATGTGACTGGGTTTTACCCCAGAGCAGTGCAGGTGAAGTGGATTGGGGCAGATTTACAGCTGGTGGATGACGAGATGAATCATGTGCTGCCTAATGGTGACGGCACGTTTCAGACCAGAAGCAGTGTGATCAGACCTGAGGAGAACACAGGAGATCAGCGCTACAGCTGTGTAGTGCATCACAGCAGCCTAGAGGGAAATATTACAGTCACCTGGG GTAAAGAAGAGAAACCCTTCAGACTTTATGTTTGGATTACACTAGGCTGCGTTTTCATCGTCACTGTAGTCGGGCTTGTAATACGAGGCTTCTGTTATAATAAAG CTTTTGTTGTTGCAGGTCAATTCATTCTCCTCTCCTGA
- the LOC128634270 gene encoding class I histocompatibility antigen, F10 alpha chain isoform X3, protein MKSTAPCPEWLNTTAGQQLWKEASFLFHHNMANMDLALQTAKSQFNLTGSHADINVYQAYSRCDLYPDGTTKSSLTHAFNGKDFLSLDTDSKTFIASVPQALIYKSIRDKDIIWLETVVSFYKKTCFDRLRMFLEHAPGVRNNKAPQVRLFERQSAGSTLLTCHVTGFYPRAVQVKWIGADLQLVDDEMNHVLPNGDGTFQTRSSVIRPEENTGDQRYSCVVHHSSLEGNITVTWGKEEKPFRLYVWITLGCVFIVTVVGLVIRGFCYNKAFVVAGQFILLS, encoded by the exons ATGAAGTCGACAGCTCCATGTCCCGAATGGCTCAACACTACAGCTGGTCAGCAACTCTGGAAAGAGgccagttttttatttcaccACAACATGGCAAATATGGATTTAGCACTCCAAACAGCCAAATCGCAGTTCAACCTCACAG GTTCACATGCAGACATTAACGTTTACCAAGCCTACAGTCGCTGTGACCTCTATCCAGATGGCACCACCAAGTCATCGTTAACCCATGCCTTCAATGGGAAGGACTTCTTAAGTTTAGATACGGACAGCAAGACGTTCATCGCTTCTGTTCCTCAAGCCCTCATATATAAAAGTATTAGGGACAAGGATATAATCTGGCTTGAAACCGTGGTGTCTTTCTACAAAAAGACCTGTTTTGACCGCCTTAGGATGTTCTTAGAGCATGCTCCTGGTGTCAGAAATAATAAAG ctccaCAGGTCAGGCTTTTCGAGAGGCAGAGCGCTGGTTCCACGCTCCTCACATGTCATGTGACTGGGTTTTACCCCAGAGCAGTGCAGGTGAAGTGGATTGGGGCAGATTTACAGCTGGTGGATGACGAGATGAATCATGTGCTGCCTAATGGTGACGGCACGTTTCAGACCAGAAGCAGTGTGATCAGACCTGAGGAGAACACAGGAGATCAGCGCTACAGCTGTGTAGTGCATCACAGCAGCCTAGAGGGAAATATTACAGTCACCTGGG GTAAAGAAGAGAAACCCTTCAGACTTTATGTTTGGATTACACTAGGCTGCGTTTTCATCGTCACTGTAGTCGGGCTTGTAATACGAGGCTTCTGTTATAATAAAG CTTTTGTTGTTGCAGGTCAATTCATTCTCCTCTCCTGA